The following are encoded in a window of Limibacter armeniacum genomic DNA:
- a CDS encoding efflux RND transporter permease subunit: MKNILKAFVKYGILSNTVIALTLLIGIFSLVNTKKSFFPERESRFISIQVFYPGASPEEMEEGVTQRIEEAIRSTVGIEEINSTSSENAANISVKVYESYDIDEVYTDVKNAVDGISAFPVGAERPTIFKQKNKTQVMWVGLRGTNDYVTLNDLKIAIQRVEEDLLSSDVVSQVQVMGYPDREISIEIPEETLLRYGITMTQVADIVRRNNRDVSGGAIKTEGEEILLRSRGKRSEADRIGQIVLLANDDGSSIRVKDIATINEQFAETPNESLLNGQEAVYMRVDKLISEDLQEISDYVDEYIADFNKRNPSMHMEITFKFMDMLSQRLTMLLENGAIGLVLVLISLGLFLSLRLSLWVAWGIPSSFLGLFIFGSFVGLTINMISLFGMILVVGILVDDGIVIAENIYAHFEKGKSPYRAAVEGTLEVMPAVFTSVLTTIVAFIPLLLLEGGLSFLRDMGIVVIFALSFSLIEAFFVLPAHLASPVVLRAKDSTSWSGRIRTKINNFLDHVRLNLYGKALQFTLKYKWVSVVILLALFPITAGLLGGGLIKATFFPRIPFNSLNIDIAFKAGTRETVTKDYVHEFDSLVWQINEELKTEYNDTTNWINYTFSNVGSSKFGSGGHTGNVNVFFKELDDAPFRDTDLIEKIRDKIGEIPEADKFSVGNEGRWGKPVSIKLMSKNPAELDAAAEYLKNRLGEIPALKEIIDDKNIGKRELKIELKPQAHFLGLTRDAIVQQIRQGFFGEQVQRLQKGRDEIRVWVRYPKHGRSSLTQLDNMKIKVQGKEYPVRELIDYEIIRGISDIKHYMASRTTTVEAELVDPFAEVPPILEKINNDIMPEVFAQFPSVRKEEGGQAKESQKSGQEMMKLFIGAFLAIFIIIMLTFRSFYQAVLIISMIPLGWIGAAWGHGLHGVPISLLSAWGMIALSGVIINDAVVFLDKYNRNLTEGMLPKAAAFDAGISRFRPIMLTTMTTVAGLYPLIMETSFQAQFLIPMAIAVAWGVMVGTTIILLFFPVLILMFNDLRVYAKWAWTGFRPEPQEVERVIIDQDKDILFADKDETPLSQSNGQAYKQQISEKH; encoded by the coding sequence ATGAAAAACATATTAAAGGCATTTGTGAAATACGGTATTCTCTCCAATACCGTCATTGCACTAACGCTACTGATAGGGATCTTCTCCCTTGTAAACACCAAAAAATCCTTCTTCCCTGAACGGGAATCTAGGTTTATCTCTATCCAAGTATTTTACCCTGGTGCTTCCCCTGAAGAAATGGAAGAAGGGGTTACTCAACGAATTGAGGAGGCAATACGCAGCACGGTCGGTATTGAGGAAATCAATTCAACCTCTTCTGAAAATGCTGCCAACATTTCTGTAAAAGTCTATGAAAGCTATGACATTGATGAGGTATATACTGATGTCAAGAATGCAGTGGATGGTATTAGTGCTTTCCCTGTTGGAGCTGAACGTCCTACAATCTTCAAGCAGAAGAACAAGACACAGGTAATGTGGGTCGGACTGAGAGGGACAAATGATTATGTAACGCTGAATGACCTGAAGATTGCCATCCAGCGTGTTGAGGAAGACTTACTCAGCTCAGACGTAGTCTCTCAGGTACAGGTAATGGGATATCCTGACAGAGAGATCTCAATCGAAATTCCTGAAGAAACACTTTTGCGTTATGGCATTACCATGACACAGGTGGCCGACATTGTAAGACGCAACAACCGTGACGTATCGGGTGGTGCGATTAAGACTGAAGGAGAAGAAATCCTCTTGCGTTCAAGAGGTAAAAGGTCTGAAGCTGACAGAATCGGTCAGATAGTACTGCTCGCCAACGATGACGGTAGCAGTATTCGTGTAAAAGACATTGCGACAATCAACGAACAGTTTGCCGAAACGCCTAATGAATCACTGCTCAACGGTCAGGAAGCTGTTTATATGCGTGTAGATAAACTGATCAGTGAAGACTTGCAGGAAATCTCGGACTATGTGGATGAATATATCGCAGACTTCAACAAGCGAAACCCATCCATGCATATGGAAATCACCTTCAAGTTTATGGACATGCTTAGCCAGCGTCTGACCATGCTACTTGAAAACGGTGCCATTGGTTTGGTCTTGGTACTGATCTCCTTAGGGCTTTTCCTTAGCCTAAGGCTATCCTTGTGGGTAGCTTGGGGTATCCCGTCATCTTTCCTTGGTCTATTTATCTTCGGTTCGTTTGTAGGACTTACGATCAATATGATTTCCCTCTTCGGTATGATCCTCGTAGTGGGTATTCTAGTGGATGATGGTATCGTAATCGCTGAAAATATTTATGCTCATTTCGAGAAGGGCAAGTCTCCATACCGTGCAGCAGTAGAAGGTACTTTAGAAGTAATGCCAGCAGTATTTACTTCCGTTCTGACGACAATCGTAGCCTTTATTCCGCTGTTGCTACTTGAAGGTGGCTTAAGCTTCCTGCGTGACATGGGTATTGTCGTAATCTTTGCACTGAGCTTCTCTCTGATCGAGGCATTCTTTGTACTCCCTGCTCACTTAGCTAGCCCTGTGGTATTGAGAGCTAAAGACAGCACCTCATGGAGTGGACGCATCAGAACCAAGATCAATAACTTCCTTGATCATGTTCGTCTGAACCTTTACGGTAAGGCGCTACAATTTACCCTAAAATACAAATGGGTTTCTGTAGTAATACTATTGGCACTGTTCCCTATTACTGCCGGATTGCTTGGTGGAGGATTGATTAAAGCAACTTTCTTCCCTCGTATCCCATTCAACAGCTTGAATATTGACATTGCTTTCAAAGCAGGAACAAGGGAAACCGTTACCAAAGATTATGTGCATGAGTTTGATAGCCTTGTGTGGCAAATCAATGAGGAGTTGAAGACAGAATACAATGACACTACCAACTGGATCAACTATACATTCTCCAATGTAGGTAGCAGTAAGTTCGGAAGTGGTGGACATACAGGTAACGTCAATGTCTTTTTCAAAGAACTGGACGATGCCCCATTTAGAGACACTGACCTGATTGAAAAAATCAGGGATAAAATCGGTGAGATTCCTGAAGCCGACAAATTTTCGGTTGGCAATGAAGGACGTTGGGGGAAACCTGTTTCCATCAAGCTGATGAGTAAAAACCCAGCTGAACTGGATGCCGCTGCGGAATACTTGAAAAACCGTTTGGGAGAAATTCCTGCCTTGAAGGAAATTATTGACGACAAGAATATAGGTAAACGAGAACTGAAGATCGAACTCAAGCCACAAGCTCACTTCCTTGGCTTGACAAGGGATGCGATTGTGCAGCAAATACGTCAAGGTTTCTTCGGTGAACAGGTACAACGTCTGCAAAAAGGACGGGATGAAATTCGTGTTTGGGTACGCTATCCAAAACACGGCAGAAGTAGCCTAACACAGCTTGACAATATGAAAATCAAGGTACAAGGCAAAGAGTACCCTGTCCGTGAGCTAATTGACTATGAGATCATCAGGGGTATTTCTGATATCAAGCACTATATGGCCAGCCGTACAACAACGGTAGAAGCTGAACTGGTTGATCCGTTTGCAGAAGTTCCTCCAATTCTGGAGAAAATCAACAATGACATTATGCCTGAGGTATTTGCCCAATTCCCTAGTGTAAGAAAAGAAGAGGGCGGTCAGGCAAAAGAAAGTCAAAAGTCAGGACAAGAGATGATGAAACTGTTTATAGGGGCATTCCTAGCCATCTTTATCATCATTATGCTGACTTTCCGTTCATTCTATCAGGCTGTACTGATCATTTCCATGATTCCACTAGGCTGGATTGGTGCCGCTTGGGGACATGGCTTACATGGTGTACCAATCTCATTGTTGAGTGCATGGGGTATGATTGCCCTCTCAGGGGTAATTATTAACGATGCCGTGGTTTTCCTTGACAAGTACAACCGAAACCTGACAGAAGGAATGCTACCTAAAGCGGCTGCTTTTGATGCTGGTATTTCCCGTTTCAGACCTATTATGCTGACCACTATGACTACTGTGGCTGGATTATATCCTCTTATTATGGAAACCAGCTTCCAAGCTCAATTCCTGATTCCTATGGCAATTGCAGTGGCTTGGGGTGTGATGGTTGGTACAACAATTATCCTACTGTTCTTCCCTGTACTAATACTGATGTTCAATGACCTGAGAGTATATGCCAAGTGGGCATGGACAGGGTTCAGACCAGAGCCTCAAGAGGTTGAACGTGTTATCATTGATCAGGATAAGGATATTCTATTTGCTGATAAAGATGAAACGCCTTTAAGTCAGTCCAATGGACAGGCTTATAAGCAGCAAATTTCTGAGAAACACTAA
- a CDS encoding TolC family protein: MKKYLLILSVLLSNAMTYAQDVTSEVLSLKQAIQKGLENNYDIRIEESKVEDAVQQNSWGQAGRFPTIDFRSTFNNSQQYNKPASPFALPGTNMSDVLSGSVNANWVLFNGFKVNLTKEQLEKLEAQTEMQAAITLESTVEQIILAYYNVQLQQENLKVFKTILGLSKDRVEFARLQREMGSGSSFEVSQEETNFYNDSSNFVNQELVMANAFRDLNELMAEENLDKVYNLTDELSITPESFIFDDLLEKMKASNSTLLRQNRSLELSEINIRMQQVNRQPRLALDVGYNVSTNWFTADFPQTTPNTGNDIGNFLPPNIDPNDPINWGALPVLQEAFTSYQANSTTTELVRETRNGYSYGPYANLTLNVPIYAGSQRKRAVQSAKLSYQQQQLMTQKTTLSLTNQLKKTHEQYNNRIELVDLTEKSLQAAALNLRLSQEQYEMGTINSFDYRQVQNSYLNAAFRALRAKYDLIQSNASLLRMTGSIISDRE, translated from the coding sequence ATGAAAAAGTATTTATTGATCCTTTCAGTACTATTAAGTAATGCCATGACATATGCTCAGGACGTAACTTCTGAAGTCCTATCGCTCAAACAGGCTATCCAGAAAGGGTTGGAAAACAACTACGACATCAGAATTGAGGAAAGTAAGGTTGAAGATGCCGTCCAACAAAACTCTTGGGGACAGGCGGGCAGGTTTCCCACTATTGACTTTCGCTCAACTTTTAATAACAGCCAACAGTACAACAAGCCAGCTAGTCCATTTGCCCTGCCAGGAACCAACATGAGTGATGTACTTTCTGGGAGTGTCAATGCCAATTGGGTACTCTTCAATGGGTTTAAAGTAAACCTTACCAAGGAGCAACTCGAAAAGCTGGAAGCTCAAACAGAAATGCAAGCTGCCATTACACTTGAAAGCACTGTTGAACAAATTATCCTTGCTTATTATAACGTACAGTTGCAGCAAGAAAACCTGAAGGTGTTTAAAACGATTCTTGGCTTGTCTAAGGATCGCGTTGAGTTTGCTAGACTGCAACGTGAAATGGGTAGTGGTTCAAGCTTTGAAGTATCACAAGAAGAAACCAACTTCTATAACGACTCCTCTAATTTTGTCAATCAAGAATTGGTGATGGCGAATGCCTTCAGGGATTTGAATGAACTGATGGCAGAAGAAAATCTTGACAAGGTCTACAACCTGACAGATGAATTAAGCATTACTCCTGAAAGCTTCATTTTTGATGATTTATTAGAGAAAATGAAAGCCAGTAACAGCACATTGCTTCGTCAGAATAGAAGCCTGGAACTAAGTGAAATAAACATCAGGATGCAACAAGTAAACAGACAGCCTCGTCTGGCGCTTGATGTTGGCTACAATGTATCCACGAACTGGTTTACAGCAGATTTCCCACAAACAACACCCAATACAGGAAATGATATTGGCAACTTCTTACCTCCTAACATAGACCCTAACGATCCTATTAATTGGGGTGCTCTTCCAGTTTTACAGGAGGCGTTTACTAGCTATCAGGCAAACAGTACAACTACTGAACTAGTAAGAGAAACGCGTAATGGCTACAGCTATGGTCCATATGCTAATCTAACACTGAATGTACCAATCTATGCAGGAAGTCAGCGTAAACGTGCTGTACAAAGTGCTAAGCTGAGTTATCAGCAACAGCAATTGATGACACAAAAAACGACACTATCCCTAACCAATCAGCTCAAGAAAACACATGAGCAATACAACAACAGGATTGAGTTGGTGGACCTGACAGAAAAGAGCCTTCAGGCTGCTGCATTAAACCTACGCTTGAGTCAAGAACAATATGAAATGGGTACTATCAATTCATTTGACTACAGACAAGTTCAAAACAGTTACCTGAATGCAGCATTCAGAGCGTTGAGAGCCAAATATGATTTGATACAAAGCAATGCTTCCTTACTTAGAATGACTGGCAGCATCATTAGTGACAGAGAGTAG
- a CDS encoding trehalase family glycosidase, with the protein MKKVLSVLQYTLLLVFLTCFQFTSYSQDKAPINFQESFDELFLAVYQEKIFDNPKTFVDCVPLDHPDKIMNKYHEHKSNGSFDLKAFVGENFDIPTTTQLEQQSVENRDIQQLQNQWSAINPISSTQPYTGTYIHLPHPYVVAKGGGKDFYYWDAYSIALGLHASNEVEMLRNIVKNCAWLIDQYGYVPEGNRTYYLGRTSPPFFSQMVNELVYAEDSWGVLEEFLPQLQAEYDFWMKGKESLTETQPTNNRTVLMPNGAILNRYYSENTQPRAEAYLHDTQLAERIHSVTNKPKAEICREIQSACESGWAFSSRWLADNHTLESLETTSIVPVDLNSMILQLEKLLGEAYWVAGDKDMARYYHKLAVLRAKTINKYLWDKHADCYSDYHILQNKPTRRFTIASMFPMYIGFATNMHSSHMAHHIKSLFMKHGGVATSLLNNGQTWDAPYGWAPMQWVTIVGLRNYQFDNIADEVKKRWVLFNLRAFQLNGTLPDKFNVEAFNTTIPSKYNHSRSAWTNALLLKLLVEDGK; encoded by the coding sequence ATGAAAAAAGTATTGTCAGTCTTGCAATATACCCTGTTGCTTGTATTCTTAACTTGCTTTCAGTTTACCAGCTATTCTCAGGATAAGGCTCCCATCAACTTTCAAGAATCATTTGATGAGCTATTTCTAGCCGTCTATCAGGAAAAGATTTTTGATAATCCCAAGACATTTGTGGACTGCGTACCACTTGACCACCCTGACAAGATCATGAACAAATATCATGAGCATAAAAGCAATGGATCTTTTGACCTGAAAGCCTTTGTCGGTGAAAATTTTGATATCCCTACCACTACTCAACTGGAACAACAATCTGTTGAGAACAGAGATATTCAACAACTCCAAAATCAATGGTCTGCTATCAATCCCATCAGCAGTACCCAACCATATACCGGAACTTATATTCACCTACCACACCCTTATGTTGTTGCCAAAGGCGGAGGAAAGGATTTTTATTACTGGGATGCCTATAGTATTGCATTGGGACTACATGCCTCCAACGAGGTAGAAATGCTTCGGAACATTGTAAAAAACTGTGCTTGGCTTATTGACCAGTATGGTTATGTTCCAGAAGGTAACCGTACCTATTACTTAGGCAGGACAAGTCCCCCATTTTTCAGTCAGATGGTCAATGAGTTGGTCTATGCAGAAGACAGTTGGGGAGTTCTAGAAGAGTTTCTCCCACAACTACAAGCGGAGTACGACTTTTGGATGAAAGGAAAAGAGTCTCTAACTGAAACTCAGCCTACCAATAACCGAACTGTACTAATGCCTAACGGGGCAATTCTAAACCGCTACTATAGTGAAAATACACAGCCAAGAGCTGAAGCTTATTTACACGACACACAATTGGCTGAAAGAATTCATAGTGTAACCAATAAGCCCAAAGCCGAAATATGCCGTGAAATTCAGTCTGCATGTGAGTCAGGTTGGGCTTTCAGTAGCCGATGGCTCGCTGACAACCACACACTTGAATCACTGGAAACTACCAGTATTGTTCCTGTTGACCTTAACAGCATGATTCTTCAGTTAGAAAAACTGTTGGGGGAAGCTTATTGGGTGGCAGGAGATAAGGATATGGCAAGGTATTACCACAAACTGGCAGTACTAAGGGCTAAAACAATCAATAAATATTTATGGGACAAGCATGCCGATTGTTACTCTGATTATCACATACTGCAAAATAAACCTACCAGGCGTTTTACCATTGCCAGCATGTTCCCTATGTATATCGGTTTTGCCACCAATATGCACTCTTCCCATATGGCTCACCACATCAAATCATTATTTATGAAACATGGAGGTGTCGCTACCTCATTACTTAATAATGGACAAACATGGGATGCCCCATACGGTTGGGCTCCTATGCAATGGGTCACCATTGTGGGCTTAAGAAATTACCAGTTTGACAACATTGCTGATGAAGTCAAAAAAAGGTGGGTACTTTTCAACCTCAGAGCATTTCAACTGAATGGAACGCTCCCTGACAAGTTTAATGTGGAGGCTTTTAATACTACTATTCCTAGCAAATACAACCATAGTCGCTCTGCATGGACCAATGCACTATTGCTCAAATTGCTTGTAGAAGATGGTAAATAA
- a CDS encoding O-acetyl-ADP-ribose deacetylase gives MENVKVVKGDITKCEVDAIVNAANTSLLGGGGVDGAIHRTAGPQLLEACKKLNGCSTGDAKITGGFNLPARYVIHTVGPVWRGGNNGEEDLLKSAYQRSLEVAEEGSLDKVAFPNISTGIYGFPKEKAAKIAISIVKEFMSKHKYPSEVIFVCFDDDNYLLYQRQLEK, from the coding sequence ATGGAGAATGTAAAGGTAGTAAAAGGAGATATTACAAAATGTGAAGTGGATGCAATTGTCAATGCTGCAAATACATCTCTGTTGGGAGGAGGTGGTGTCGATGGGGCTATTCACAGAACGGCTGGACCACAATTATTGGAAGCCTGTAAAAAGTTGAATGGATGCTCAACAGGAGATGCTAAAATCACAGGGGGATTTAATTTACCTGCCCGATATGTAATTCATACAGTTGGCCCTGTCTGGAGAGGAGGTAATAATGGTGAGGAAGACCTTTTGAAGTCTGCTTATCAACGTAGTTTGGAAGTAGCTGAAGAAGGAAGTTTAGATAAAGTAGCATTTCCCAATATCAGTACTGGGATATATGGCTTTCCGAAAGAAAAAGCAGCTAAGATTGCAATAAGTATCGTGAAGGAGTTTATGAGCAAACACAAATATCCTTCAGAAGTTATCTTTGTCTGTTTTGATGATGATAACTACTTGTTGTATCAGCGGCAACTTGAAAAATAA
- a CDS encoding TatD family hydrolase: MTNFPYINIHTHHPTGNKDTVEIPNLFLQEVDFDILKLANKEGRKVSIGLHPWHISSQQFDIEQLKGYCLNNAVFAIGETGLDRVINCPWETQLSIFEQHLLLAEEIGKPVIIHAVRSYPDIISVKKKLKVKTPFIIHGFNGNSQTADQLLNNGCYLSFGHALLQNKPKLIEAFTKTPVDRLFLETDDNAALHIQSVYQQAAALRNCTEAELKSQVFRNFAHLSEKG; this comes from the coding sequence ATGACTAATTTTCCATATATCAATATACATACTCATCACCCAACAGGAAATAAAGATACTGTTGAAATACCTAACCTGTTTCTGCAAGAAGTTGATTTTGACATACTCAAACTGGCGAATAAAGAAGGTCGAAAAGTAAGTATTGGATTACATCCATGGCATATATCATCCCAGCAATTTGATATTGAGCAACTGAAGGGATACTGCTTGAATAATGCTGTTTTTGCAATTGGTGAAACTGGACTTGACAGGGTTATTAATTGCCCTTGGGAAACTCAACTATCCATATTTGAGCAACATTTACTGCTTGCAGAAGAGATCGGAAAGCCTGTGATCATACACGCTGTTCGCAGTTATCCTGATATTATTTCAGTCAAGAAAAAACTAAAGGTCAAAACCCCTTTTATTATCCACGGTTTCAATGGGAATTCGCAAACTGCTGATCAGCTTTTGAACAATGGCTGTTACCTTTCTTTCGGTCATGCTCTCCTGCAAAACAAGCCTAAACTTATTGAAGCATTTACCAAAACTCCTGTTGATAGGTTGTTCTTAGAAACCGATGATAATGCTGCATTACATATTCAAAGCGTGTATCAACAGGCAGCTGCATTAAGAAACTGTACCGAAGCAGAACTCAAATCACAGGTTTTCCGTAACTTTGCCCACCTTTCAGAGAAAGGATGA
- a CDS encoding tRNA threonylcarbamoyladenosine dehydratase: MSWQERTLLLLGDEKVKKLNDAHVLVIGLGGVGGFAAEAIARAGVGKMTIVDGDTVDPSNRNRQLIALSSTHEESKAQLFEKRLKDINPDLNLEVINMFMDEQEIEDLLSAAPYDYVVECIDTLTPKLHVIVKSMAKKLPLISSMGAGGKVDPSKARIADISKSYNCTLARQVRKRLKEFKIKKGFKVVFSPEHIDHSKVKVVEGMTYKKSVIGTISYMPAIFGLNCASVVIRDLVERD; the protein is encoded by the coding sequence ATGTCTTGGCAAGAAAGAACATTACTCCTTTTAGGAGATGAAAAAGTAAAAAAACTGAACGATGCACACGTACTAGTAATTGGACTAGGTGGTGTAGGTGGTTTTGCAGCTGAAGCCATTGCTAGAGCAGGAGTTGGTAAAATGACCATTGTAGATGGTGACACTGTTGACCCTAGTAATCGTAACCGTCAGCTGATTGCCCTTTCAAGTACGCATGAGGAGTCCAAAGCGCAACTGTTTGAAAAGCGACTGAAAGACATCAACCCTGACCTCAATTTGGAGGTTATCAACATGTTTATGGATGAGCAGGAGATCGAAGATCTACTGAGTGCTGCTCCATATGACTATGTGGTAGAGTGTATTGATACACTCACACCAAAGCTTCATGTAATTGTGAAATCAATGGCTAAGAAATTACCGTTGATCAGCTCAATGGGTGCAGGAGGAAAAGTTGACCCTTCAAAAGCAAGGATTGCCGATATTTCCAAGTCATATAACTGTACACTTGCCAGACAGGTAAGAAAGCGACTGAAAGAATTTAAGATCAAGAAAGGTTTTAAAGTTGTTTTCTCTCCTGAGCATATAGACCACAGTAAAGTTAAAGTAGTAGAAGGCATGACGTATAAGAAGTCCGTTATTGGAACTATCTCTTACATGCCCGCCATCTTTGGCTTAAACTGTGCCTCTGTAGTGATTAGAGACCTTGTAGAAAGGGACTGA
- a CDS encoding M23 family metallopeptidase: MRVTLITGALCSLMAFQQLHAQDMQKPKWWWGKQKKEAFLAKKDAQVLAAEEQEEATNSMFVFMNGNQACLEDSLISKIPEPKGRINLNKTDQCADSVEISDGVFIDMDYLTAHDYYSTWDTHSVNPYDYSIKSFQDTVGLNLFDEAKAKEAWSYPLDECVRVTSNYGFRRWRFHHGVDLKLNIGDPVKAVFDGVVRIAKYNRRGYGYYVLIRHKNGLETLYGHMKEYHVKPGDMVKAGEVIGLGGNTGRSSGPHLHFEVRYQGHGFNPRDMFDFVDQKEPLIAQFDLTPNNYRLLLSAKSSVYHKIRSGDSLWSISKRYHTSISKICKLNGISRNTTLRLGRRIRVR; this comes from the coding sequence ATGCGTGTGACTTTAATTACGGGCGCTCTTTGCTCGTTGATGGCTTTCCAACAACTGCATGCACAAGACATGCAGAAACCAAAGTGGTGGTGGGGAAAGCAAAAAAAAGAGGCTTTTTTAGCTAAGAAAGATGCACAAGTTTTGGCTGCAGAAGAGCAGGAGGAAGCAACCAATAGCATGTTTGTGTTTATGAATGGAAACCAAGCATGTCTTGAAGACTCTCTGATCAGCAAGATTCCTGAACCAAAAGGAAGGATCAATCTGAATAAAACAGATCAGTGCGCTGACTCTGTGGAGATTAGTGATGGAGTGTTTATAGATATGGATTACCTGACTGCCCATGATTATTACAGTACATGGGATACGCACTCAGTTAATCCATACGATTATAGCATCAAGAGTTTTCAGGATACGGTAGGACTTAACCTATTTGATGAGGCAAAAGCAAAAGAAGCGTGGTCTTATCCATTGGATGAGTGCGTAAGGGTTACTTCCAATTACGGTTTCAGAAGATGGAGATTCCATCATGGAGTCGATCTTAAACTGAACATTGGTGATCCTGTGAAAGCTGTTTTTGATGGTGTTGTCAGAATAGCGAAGTACAACAGAAGAGGATATGGCTATTATGTGTTGATTCGTCATAAGAATGGATTGGAAACGCTTTACGGTCATATGAAGGAATACCATGTAAAACCAGGTGATATGGTGAAGGCTGGTGAAGTGATCGGGCTTGGTGGTAATACAGGTAGAAGTTCTGGGCCACACTTGCACTTTGAGGTTCGTTATCAGGGACATGGCTTTAACCCTCGAGATATGTTCGATTTCGTAGATCAGAAAGAGCCTTTGATTGCTCAGTTTGATCTGACTCCGAATAACTACAGGTTGTTGCTGTCTGCAAAAAGTAGTGTATACCACAAAATCAGAAGCGGAGACAGCCTTTGGTCAATCAGTAAAAGATACCATACCTCTATCAGTAAAATCTGTAAGTTGAATGGGATTTCAAGAAATACAACTCTAAGACTTGGGAGACGGATTAGAGTCAGATAA
- the trxB gene encoding thioredoxin-disulfide reductase, whose translation MAREQVKCLIIGSGPAGYTAAIYASRANLNPVMYQGDQPGGQLTITNDVENFPGYPEGVVGPQMMMDLQKQAARFGTDIRTGYVTSVTLDKNGGKHLAVVDGKHEVEADTVIISTGASAKWLGLESEQRLNGKGVSACAVCDGFFYRKQDVVVVGGGDTAAEEATYLANLANKVYLLVRREEMRASKIMQKRVDNAANLEVLWNTETVEVVGDEEVTGVKVRNNVTGEESVIDATGFFVAIGHKPNTDIFKGQLDMDENGYLITAADSTATNIPGVFAAGDAQDHIYRQAVTAAGTGCMAALESERYLAAKEVELS comes from the coding sequence ATGGCTAGAGAACAAGTAAAGTGTTTGATCATCGGTTCTGGACCGGCAGGTTATACTGCTGCAATTTATGCTTCAAGAGCTAACCTTAATCCTGTAATGTACCAAGGTGATCAACCTGGCGGACAGTTGACTATCACTAATGATGTAGAAAACTTCCCTGGTTATCCTGAGGGCGTAGTAGGACCACAAATGATGATGGACCTTCAGAAGCAAGCTGCACGTTTTGGTACAGATATCAGAACAGGGTATGTGACTAGCGTAACTTTGGACAAAAATGGAGGCAAACACTTGGCTGTAGTTGATGGTAAGCATGAAGTTGAGGCTGATACTGTGATTATCTCAACTGGTGCTTCTGCAAAGTGGTTGGGACTGGAGTCTGAGCAAAGACTGAACGGTAAAGGCGTATCTGCATGTGCCGTATGTGACGGTTTCTTCTACAGAAAGCAGGATGTAGTAGTAGTTGGTGGTGGTGATACAGCTGCTGAAGAGGCTACTTACTTGGCTAACCTTGCTAATAAAGTATACTTGTTGGTAAGAAGAGAAGAGATGAGAGCTTCTAAGATCATGCAGAAGCGTGTTGATAATGCAGCTAACCTAGAAGTACTTTGGAATACTGAAACGGTTGAAGTAGTAGGTGATGAAGAAGTGACAGGTGTAAAAGTTCGTAACAACGTGACAGGTGAAGAGTCTGTAATCGATGCGACTGGTTTCTTCGTGGCAATTGGTCACAAGCCAAACACAGACATTTTCAAAGGTCAGTTGGATATGGACGAAAATGGTTACCTGATTACAGCTGCTGATAGTACTGCAACAAATATCCCTGGTGTATTTGCAGCAGGTGATGCTCAGGACCATATTTACCGTCAGGCAGTAACTGCTGCTGGTACAGGTTGTATGGCAGCACTGGAAAGTGAAAGATATTTGGCTGCGAAAGAAGTAGAACTTTCTTAA